From Watersipora subatra chromosome 2, tzWatSuba1.1, whole genome shotgun sequence, one genomic window encodes:
- the LOC137388546 gene encoding organic cation transporter protein-like, with protein MLFDDVVIQLGQFGKYQRIQYFLLCIPGILCAYHQLASVFLAAVPEFSSHTFNNQNSMFTLFSHRCQLPDGVYNETDTYQIQNSYHESLINKWVPIDSENANNRSYKTCKLNNSTACDGYVYSQELLINSITTDFDLVCENEIKTTISTSVYMAGVLAGAFFFGILSDWIGRKKTMLIALLLQGVTGLASGLVPKNYYVFIVLRFFTGAGSMGLFMTNFVLGMELIGPKYRLVAGIVIQYFFALGYVLVTGFAYATKQWQYLEIAMSAPSFLFLTYYWFVPESARWLLAKGRTAEANEIVQKAAKVNNVTLPENVFDNLKSESHKEKISAILRSPRLVTRSLVIFFNWAVIAMSYYGLSLNSGSLGGNLYINFMLGGLVEFPAYTACFLCNLLGRKPLHLTGMMIGGLACLGTVFFDLYARKVLTEAQLGVAFISLNMIGKFGMTIAFCIIYLWSAELFPTSIRNTLMGFSSTLARIGSIAAPFIGDLGKYVEKKYEKVLPAAIFGSLVLIGGFGSIILPETAGHSLPETIEESENFPHHARTKYGDKLSDPDYDQKKEIDTEM; from the exons ATGCTCTTCGACGATGTCGTGATTCAACTGGGGCAATTTGGAAAGTACCAGAGAATTCAATACTTTTTGCTTTGTATTCCCGGCATCTTATGCGCATATCATCAGCTCGCCTCAGTCTTCCTGGCAGCAGTACCCGAGTTCAG TTCTCATACCTTTAATAATCAGAATTCTATGTTCACCCTATTCTCTCACAGATGTCAACTACCTGATGGAGTTTACAACGAGACAGACACATACCAAATTCAGAACAGTTACCACGAAAGCCTCATCAATAAGTGGGTGCCCATTGACTCGGAAAACGCGAACAATCGTTCATATAAAACTTGTAAACTGAACAATAGCACCGCCTGCGACGGCTATGTTTATTCACAAGAGCTTCTCATCAACTCCATAACAACAGAT TTCGACCTTGTCTGTGAGAATGAAATAAAGACTACAATCAGTACTTCTGTATATATGGCAGGAGTTCTTGCCGGGGCCTTCTTCTTTGGCATTCTATCAGACTG GATAGGAAGAAAGAAGACAATGCTCATCGCTCTACTGTTGCAAGGAGTGACAGGTCTAGCCTCTGGACTCGTTCCCAAGAACTATTACGTATTCATTGTGCTGAGGTTCTTTACTGGCGCAGGGAGCATGGGTCTTTTTATGACAAATTTTGTACTAG GTATGGAACTCATAGGTCCTAAGTACAGACTCGTAGCTGGCATAGTCATCCAGTACTTCTTCGCCCTTGGCTACGTGCTTGTAACCGGTTTCGCGTATGCGACCAAGCAATGGCAGTACCTAGAGATAGCCATGTCAGCACCCAGCTTCCTCTTCCTCACCTACTATTG GTTTGTCCCTGAATCAGCGAGGTGGCTCTTGGCGAAAGGGCGAACAGCCGAAGCAAATGAGATTGTACAGAAAGCTGCAAAAGTCAACAATGTTACTTTACCAGAGAATGTGTTTGACAACCTAAAAAGTGAATCCcacaaagaaaaaatttctGCAATCCTCCGCTCTCCTCGGCTTGTTACTCGCAGTCTAGTCATATTTTTTAACTG GGCTGTGATTGCCATGAGCTACTACGGACTCTCCCTAAACAGCGGCTCTCTCGGAGGCAACCTATATATTAACTTCATGCTAGGAGGCCTCGTAGAGTTTCCAGCATACACTGCTTGCTTTCTGTGCAATCTCTTAGGGAGAAAACCGCTGCATCTGACTGGAATGATGATAGGAGGTCTTGCCTGCCTTGGCACTGTCTTTTTTGACCTCTATGCTCGAAAGG ttttaacaGAAGCGCAGTTGGGGGTGGCTTTCATATCTCTCAACATGATAGGTAAGTTTGGAATGACGATAGCCTTTTGCATCATCTACCTCTGGTCAGCTGAGCTCTTTCCTACATCAATTCGGAACACTTTGATGGGCTTCAGCTCCACCCTGGCAAGAATTGGCTCTATCGCTGCTCCCTTCATTGGCGATCTG GGCAAGTATGTGGAAAAGAAATATGAGAAAGTTTTACCGGCTGCCATATTTGGATCACTTGTTCTGATTGGTGGATTTGGATCAATCATATTGCCAGAGACAGCCGGTCATTCTCTTCCCGAGACAATAGAGGAGTCTGAGAACTTTCCTCA TCATGCTAGAACCAAGTATGGAGATAAACTTTCGGATCCAGATTACGACCAAAAGAAAGAAATTGACACAGAAATGTGA